The Methanomethylovorans hollandica DSM 15978 genome includes a region encoding these proteins:
- a CDS encoding serine--tRNA ligase, with protein sequence MELHFTLKVAIRASSDVTPAHEMIGEYLEEANRTILVKGASDGYGAQVVEWGIDGNKIDMLIESGRYVRAHDALMRIRKPLAAKLGKDFRIGLRAIEVESFIITMPAEKPLKQLKIPYVKSIDYENGAIKLSLDVGESEIENRVPDRILTLMEDKIQQQSYGGKAEHWQILWQSEKKEHQFSGDPTQAMLKEGWLKRGASRGQWIHGPQSTQMFRTFERIVLEELLGPLGYREMIFPKLVPWEVWQKSGHAKGVYPEIYYVCPPKTRDPDYWEEVSDYYKVTHEVPTALIKEKIGEPIGGMCYAQCPPFWMFLQGETIPTDEFPIKVFDRSGTSHRYESGGIHGMERVDEFHRIEIVWLGAKEQVLECAKELHEKYMHIFNEILELEWRKAWVTPWFMAQEGLTGVAAQSEAGTTDYEAVLPYRGENGEWLEFQNVSVNGAKYPAGFNVKCQSGEELWSGCSGVGLERWSSAFFAQKGLDPVNWPEGFAKRAGKVSKGIRFL encoded by the coding sequence ATGGAATTGCATTTCACATTGAAAGTTGCTATCCGGGCGAGTTCGGATGTCACTCCTGCTCATGAGATGATAGGGGAGTATTTAGAAGAGGCAAACAGGACCATTCTAGTCAAGGGTGCTTCAGATGGCTATGGAGCACAGGTAGTAGAATGGGGTATTGACGGCAATAAAATAGACATGTTGATAGAATCCGGTCGCTATGTACGCGCCCACGATGCACTCATGCGCATACGCAAGCCTCTGGCAGCAAAATTAGGTAAGGACTTTCGTATTGGTCTAAGGGCCATTGAAGTGGAGTCATTTATTATAACCATGCCGGCAGAAAAGCCCTTAAAGCAATTGAAGATACCTTATGTGAAGTCCATTGATTATGAGAATGGTGCAATAAAACTGTCCCTGGATGTGGGTGAGTCTGAGATCGAGAACCGGGTGCCTGACAGGATACTCACTTTGATGGAAGACAAGATCCAGCAGCAATCCTATGGTGGCAAGGCTGAGCACTGGCAAATACTGTGGCAGAGTGAAAAGAAAGAGCATCAGTTCTCCGGGGATCCCACTCAGGCAATGCTAAAAGAGGGCTGGCTCAAGAGGGGTGCAAGCCGGGGTCAGTGGATACATGGACCACAGTCCACGCAGATGTTCCGGACCTTTGAGAGAATTGTGCTTGAGGAACTTCTGGGTCCGCTTGGTTACAGGGAGATGATCTTCCCCAAGCTGGTGCCCTGGGAGGTCTGGCAGAAGTCAGGTCATGCTAAAGGAGTCTATCCTGAGATCTATTATGTATGTCCTCCCAAGACCAGGGATCCGGATTACTGGGAAGAGGTCAGTGATTATTACAAAGTTACACATGAGGTTCCCACTGCCCTTATAAAAGAGAAGATCGGTGAACCAATCGGTGGCATGTGTTATGCCCAGTGTCCTCCCTTCTGGATGTTCCTACAGGGAGAGACAATACCCACAGATGAGTTCCCGATAAAGGTATTTGACAGATCCGGAACTTCTCACAGGTATGAGAGCGGTGGTATCCATGGTATGGAACGCGTGGATGAGTTCCACAGGATAGAGATCGTATGGCTCGGAGCCAAAGAGCAGGTATTGGAGTGTGCAAAGGAACTGCATGAGAAGTACATGCACATATTCAATGAGATCCTGGAGCTGGAATGGAGAAAGGCCTGGGTTACTCCCTGGTTCATGGCACAGGAAGGACTTACAGGTGTGGCCGCACAGAGCGAGGCCGGTACCACTGATTACGAAGCGGTTCTGCCATACAGGGGCGAGAACGGAGAATGGCTGGAGTTCCAGAATGTAAGCGTTAATGGGGCCAAGTACCCGGCTGGTTTCAACGTCAAGTGTCAGTCAGGTGAGGAACTCTGGTCAGGATGTTCAGGCGTAGGTCTGGAAAGATGGTCTTCTGCTTTCTTTGCTCAGAAAGGTCTGGATCCTGTGAACTGGCCTGAAGGATTTGCAAAGCGCGCCGGCAAAGTGTCAAAGGGCATACGCTTCCTGTAA
- the glmM gene encoding phosphoglucosamine mutase has translation MKLFGSSGIRGLANKEITVDLALEVGLALGKSNRSAVIGRDPRVSSEMIEHALISGLVSAGCDVVRIGVVTTPTLAYASRKYDCGVMITASHNPAPYVGIKLWNPDGMAFDSVQQEEIERIIEEKDFAAVPWNEIGDITSDSSAIKDHVELILSNVKPVRMRVVVDCGCAAGSTITPFLLRKMGCEVITLNAQLDGHFPARNPEPTEENLWMLKKAVKEFGAQVGIAHDGDADRMMAVDENGEFVSGDELLAIFALRECKDSGKLVVPVDTSMMVDDSLPLSEVIHTRVGDVYVAEELKKIGATFGGEPSGSWIFPRVSYCPDGILAAALLVEMVQETPLGKMRAVLPRYPTKRGTLPCDNMDKERVMQTIAVRMKQMGKVTDIDGVRVEMKDGWVLIRPSGTEPKIRITAESRENVEELYAMAEKTVRENL, from the coding sequence ATGAAGTTATTTGGTTCATCCGGTATTAGGGGACTTGCTAATAAAGAAATAACAGTTGATCTTGCCCTTGAAGTTGGGTTAGCACTTGGCAAGTCCAACAGATCCGCAGTTATCGGGAGGGATCCCAGAGTATCCAGCGAAATGATCGAGCATGCACTGATCTCGGGACTTGTGTCTGCAGGTTGTGATGTTGTCAGGATCGGAGTTGTCACAACTCCCACACTTGCCTACGCTTCACGGAAATATGATTGTGGGGTAATGATCACCGCTTCTCATAATCCTGCTCCGTATGTGGGCATCAAGTTATGGAACCCTGATGGTATGGCATTTGATTCCGTACAGCAGGAAGAGATCGAACGCATAATAGAGGAGAAAGATTTCGCGGCTGTGCCATGGAACGAAATAGGTGACATCACTTCAGACAGTTCAGCCATAAAAGATCATGTTGAACTTATCCTGAGCAATGTGAAGCCAGTCAGGATGCGGGTGGTTGTTGATTGCGGTTGTGCCGCAGGCAGCACCATCACTCCTTTTCTGTTACGAAAAATGGGGTGTGAGGTCATCACTCTCAATGCGCAGCTCGACGGACACTTCCCCGCACGCAATCCGGAACCAACAGAGGAAAATCTGTGGATGCTCAAAAAGGCTGTAAAGGAGTTCGGTGCTCAGGTCGGTATTGCCCATGACGGCGATGCTGATCGGATGATGGCGGTCGATGAGAACGGAGAATTCGTATCAGGGGATGAGCTGCTTGCAATTTTCGCCTTGCGTGAATGTAAGGATTCCGGCAAGCTTGTGGTACCTGTAGATACTTCGATGATGGTGGATGATTCCTTACCTCTTTCAGAAGTGATCCATACACGTGTAGGTGATGTTTACGTGGCCGAAGAACTCAAGAAAATAGGCGCAACCTTCGGCGGAGAACCTTCCGGAAGCTGGATCTTCCCCAGAGTATCATATTGTCCGGATGGTATCCTCGCAGCCGCATTGCTTGTAGAAATGGTACAGGAAACCCCACTTGGTAAAATGCGTGCTGTACTTCCCAGATATCCTACTAAGAGAGGTACTCTTCCCTGCGATAATATGGACAAGGAAAGGGTAATGCAGACCATTGCTGTAAGGATGAAGCAAATGGGCAAGGTTACTGATATAGATGGTGTACGTGTGGAAATGAAGGACGGATGGGTACTTATCAGACCATCGGGCACAGAACCCAAGATAAGGATCACAGCCGAATCCCGTGAAAACGTAGAAGAGCTTTATGCAATGGCTGAGAAGACCGTCAGGGAGAACCTTTGA
- a CDS encoding 30S ribosomal protein S3ae yields MARKVQKKLDKWKSKSWYNIETPEFIGRNNIGTTMAEEPEQLIGRIVEATVGDLTNDFSKHNTKLKFRINDINGDVAQTLFIGHEITTDYLRSIVKRQTSRIDTNLKVTTKDGYTVRVKPICFTVKRARTSQIEGIREVMDGTVKERASELNFEQFVEEAIMGKLSATIYRNAKNIYPLRRVEIRKTEVEGIPAA; encoded by the coding sequence TTGGCAAGAAAAGTACAGAAAAAATTAGACAAATGGAAGTCTAAATCCTGGTATAACATTGAAACACCTGAGTTTATAGGCAGGAACAATATCGGCACCACTATGGCAGAGGAACCTGAACAGCTCATTGGGCGTATTGTGGAAGCCACTGTTGGCGACCTCACTAACGATTTCTCAAAGCACAATACTAAACTCAAGTTCAGGATCAACGACATCAATGGGGACGTTGCACAAACCCTTTTCATCGGACACGAGATCACTACTGATTATCTGCGTTCCATTGTCAAGAGGCAGACCTCCAGAATAGATACAAACCTTAAGGTCACTACCAAGGATGGTTATACCGTCAGAGTGAAACCTATTTGTTTCACTGTAAAAAGGGCAAGGACCAGCCAGATCGAAGGTATCCGTGAGGTAATGGACGGTACTGTGAAGGAAAGAGCAAGCGAGCTTAACTTCGAGCAGTTTGTGGAAGAAGCTATTATGGGCAAACTCTCTGCTACTATTTACAGGAACGCAAAGAACATCTATCCTCTTAGAAGAGTAGAGATAAGGAAAACAGAGGTCGAAGGCATACCAGCCGCATGA
- a CDS encoding uracil-DNA glycosylase — translation MNSGELVKLGLKGITARVLECKKCPLHENATNKVIIRGSERPKVLFIGEAPGKNEDESGIPFCGRAGKVLDELIDYMALEENEYAIINTVKCRPPNNRKPTHSELKTCRPFLLAQIELLDPEVIILLGNTAEQAFCVSPLKWGEAVNMQEGKYLVKLYHPAALLYRRSLMEQQKEMIDLNKKLWQKI, via the coding sequence ATGAACTCGGGTGAACTGGTAAAACTGGGACTTAAGGGCATAACTGCCAGGGTACTGGAATGTAAGAAGTGCCCTCTACACGAAAATGCAACCAATAAGGTAATAATTAGAGGTTCCGAAAGACCAAAGGTGCTGTTCATTGGAGAAGCTCCCGGGAAAAACGAAGATGAGTCCGGCATTCCTTTCTGCGGAAGGGCAGGAAAAGTACTGGATGAACTTATAGATTACATGGCCCTTGAAGAGAACGAATATGCCATAATCAATACTGTCAAATGCCGTCCTCCGAACAACAGAAAGCCAACGCACAGCGAGCTTAAGACATGCAGACCTTTTCTGCTTGCTCAGATAGAGCTGCTTGATCCTGAAGTGATCATACTGCTGGGCAATACGGCAGAACAGGCATTTTGTGTTTCACCGCTGAAATGGGGTGAAGCTGTGAACATGCAGGAGGGTAAATACCTGGTTAAGTTGTACCATCCTGCAGCCCTGCTTTACAGGCGCTCCCTTATGGAACAACAGAAAGAAATGATCGATCTGAACAAAAAGCTCTGGCAGAAAATATGA
- the glmU gene encoding bifunctional sugar-1-phosphate nucleotidylyltransferase/acetyltransferase: MKAVILAAGEGTRMRPLTAARPKVMLPLANRPMLEHVIEACIKVGIKDFVVVTGYKEETIRDYFGDGKRWGIHIDHVTQEKQLGTANAIGCAREYVNGRFVQLNGDMLVDPTHLEKLIQHNEPAVISVKAVENPSEFGVIVTEADKVVRIIEKPLDPPVKTVNAGIYLFDTTIFEYIDRTALSPRNEYEITDSMQMMVNDGIHVGFEPLTHVWLDVGRPWDMLDANKALLEKIKPKCEGTVEPMATLHGDVIIGEGTIVRNGAYIIGPVVIGKNCDIGPNCFIRPSTSIGNNVHIGNGVEVKNCVIMDYTKIGHLTYIGDSVVGYGCNFGAGTKVANLRHDGKSIKSIIKGKRVDTGRRKLGVIMGDDVHTGINTSINVGVVIENGSGTRPGEVLMQ, translated from the coding sequence ATGAAGGCAGTGATACTTGCAGCCGGCGAAGGCACACGTATGCGGCCTCTGACCGCTGCCCGGCCGAAGGTCATGTTGCCTCTTGCTAACAGACCCATGCTCGAACATGTGATAGAGGCCTGTATCAAGGTAGGCATAAAGGATTTTGTGGTGGTCACGGGCTATAAGGAAGAGACTATCAGGGATTATTTCGGTGACGGGAAAAGATGGGGTATACATATTGATCATGTAACCCAGGAAAAGCAGCTTGGTACTGCTAATGCAATAGGTTGTGCCAGAGAATATGTGAATGGACGCTTTGTTCAGCTAAATGGTGACATGCTTGTAGACCCTACACATCTTGAAAAACTTATACAGCACAATGAGCCTGCTGTAATTAGTGTAAAGGCGGTTGAGAATCCGTCTGAATTCGGAGTGATCGTTACGGAAGCGGATAAGGTTGTCCGTATAATCGAAAAACCTCTTGACCCTCCTGTTAAAACCGTTAATGCAGGCATTTACCTGTTCGATACTACTATCTTTGAATACATTGACAGGACTGCGCTATCTCCACGCAATGAATATGAAATAACCGATTCCATGCAGATGATGGTAAACGATGGCATACATGTGGGTTTTGAACCTCTTACCCATGTCTGGCTGGATGTGGGTAGACCTTGGGATATGCTGGATGCCAACAAGGCTCTGCTTGAAAAGATCAAGCCTAAATGTGAAGGTACTGTGGAACCAATGGCTACCTTACATGGAGATGTGATTATAGGTGAGGGTACAATCGTGCGCAATGGTGCGTACATCATAGGTCCTGTGGTCATCGGTAAGAATTGCGATATAGGTCCCAATTGTTTTATCCGGCCCTCCACTTCCATAGGCAACAATGTGCATATAGGCAATGGCGTTGAGGTGAAGAACTGTGTCATCATGGATTACACTAAAATTGGACACCTTACATACATTGGTGACAGCGTTGTAGGGTACGGTTGTAATTTCGGTGCTGGTACAAAGGTTGCAAATCTTCGTCATGATGGCAAGAGCATCAAGTCCATCATCAAAGGCAAGAGGGTAGATACAGGCCGCAGAAAGCTGGGTGTGATAATGGGGGATGATGTTCATACGGGCATCAACACCAGCATCAATGTGGGTGTTGTGATTGAGAATGGCAGCGGCACCAGACCCGGTGAAGTTCTTATGCAGTGA
- a CDS encoding transposase, producing the protein MDEEEAEMEEFMEDMRSEELIQVCPVCGNPELYYEVGGVEGLYHCKNCGYIGAFVIDANKEMMELIQKEYNATARDAE; encoded by the coding sequence ATGGATGAAGAAGAAGCAGAAATGGAAGAGTTCATGGAAGATATGAGGTCTGAAGAACTTATTCAAGTATGTCCAGTATGCGGAAACCCTGAACTATATTATGAGGTAGGCGGAGTGGAAGGCTTGTACCACTGCAAGAATTGCGGCTATATAGGCGCCTTTGTGATCGATGCCAATAAAGAGATGATGGAGCTTATTCAGAAAGAATACAATGCTACTGCACGGGACGCAGAATAA
- a CDS encoding KEOPS complex subunit Pcc1, translated as MRIRTTITMKSPQMAEKVALSLAADNLSGMSTEVAEGLATISFSTEKITTLIATMDDLLMNARIAEEILENVDKRSQK; from the coding sequence ATGAGAATTCGTACTACCATTACCATGAAAAGTCCACAGATGGCAGAAAAAGTAGCTTTATCTCTGGCTGCGGATAATCTTTCCGGTATGAGTACAGAAGTTGCTGAAGGACTGGCAACTATCAGTTTCAGTACTGAAAAGATCACAACCCTGATCGCCACTATGGATGATCTGCTCATGAATGCCCGAATAGCTGAGGAAATTCTGGAGAATGTAGATAAAAGGTCCCAAAAGTAG
- a CDS encoding ketopantoate reductase family protein produces the protein MNILILGAGAVGLSIAARLSRVSDVYAVCRHKHAEIIKTDGFRMTGIWGEETSFFSCGEDIPKNRDFDYIFISSKSTATRSICEQFADIIKGREVISLQNGIGNEEIIAEYTDTVIGGTIITGFEWTGDASVHVSVESGPMQLGRFPSGMDGGVQKLAEILLKADVPVSATDNIKGAIWSKVLYNCALNPLGAIMGVPYGKLENPHAWSIIEGMMDEAFRVTAAEKVQLSWDTAKEYIKYLKEHQLPNTRAHHSSMLQDLAAGKRTEIEFLNGAIAQRAKEYAMDTPYNAFITEQIYFMEELRANDNQ, from the coding sequence ATGAATATATTGATATTAGGTGCGGGTGCCGTAGGCCTGTCTATTGCAGCCCGTCTTTCCAGGGTCTCTGATGTGTATGCCGTATGCAGACACAAACATGCTGAAATTATAAAGACAGATGGTTTTAGAATGACAGGCATCTGGGGGGAAGAGACCAGTTTTTTCAGCTGCGGTGAAGATATACCAAAGAACAGGGACTTTGATTACATATTCATAAGTTCCAAGTCCACTGCCACCAGATCCATTTGTGAACAGTTCGCTGATATTATAAAAGGCAGAGAAGTAATAAGCCTCCAGAATGGAATAGGCAACGAAGAAATAATAGCAGAGTACACTGACACTGTGATAGGAGGTACTATAATCACGGGTTTCGAATGGACCGGGGATGCAAGTGTTCATGTATCTGTGGAAAGTGGCCCCATGCAGCTTGGCAGATTCCCTTCAGGAATGGATGGTGGTGTGCAAAAGCTTGCAGAAATACTACTCAAAGCTGACGTTCCTGTGTCTGCAACAGATAATATAAAAGGAGCAATATGGTCTAAGGTCCTTTACAATTGTGCATTGAACCCTCTTGGAGCTATAATGGGTGTGCCCTATGGCAAGCTGGAAAATCCACATGCATGGAGCATAATAGAAGGTATGATGGATGAAGCTTTCAGGGTAACAGCTGCTGAAAAAGTGCAATTGTCCTGGGATACTGCCAAAGAGTACATTAAATATCTGAAAGAACACCAGTTACCTAATACACGGGCACATCATTCTTCTATGCTGCAGGACCTTGCAGCCGGCAAAAGAACAGAGATCGAATTTCTGAACGGTGCAATCGCACAGCGTGCAAAAGAATATGCAATGGACACTCCATACAATGCGTTCATAACCGAACAGATATATTTCATGGAAGAACTGAGAGCAAATGATAATCAATAG
- a CDS encoding single-stranded-DNA-specific exonuclease RecJ, translating into MVTHLTSESIALSRLKELAAKAADVISAHRHVRLISHNDADGLTSAGIMCRALMRKGMTFQTTITSRLAQDTIDTIKSSVSAEDLVIFCDMGSGQIELIRQIENDVIVIDHHMPVGESPAKVAVNPHYTGIDGAIYLSASGTTYLVAKEMDPDNVDLAGLAIAGAVGDKQLFGSANLHILEEATQAGVVSVKKGLKVGDGDIADVLEYTPEPYLDITGDIKKIHDFLDILGVKGRLSELSHGDLKKLTSSIALKLAKHASPEAVDAAIGDVYYLEKELVKNVYDFVAMLNTCGKLEKAGMALSMCMQDASVVEEIRQLTIEYQRSIVANIKQAEGMLQQGKNICYIIAKDMDNTGMISSTMVRYMHPEKPCIVTNEVEGIVKISGRGTRALIDKGLDLAYALREGALAVGGQGGGHNIASGASIPPGKVQEFIDIVDDIVGQQSGEESGDKK; encoded by the coding sequence ATGGTGACGCATTTGACATCTGAAAGCATAGCTCTGAGCAGGCTCAAAGAGCTTGCAGCAAAAGCTGCCGATGTGATATCTGCACACAGGCATGTACGTCTTATATCTCACAATGATGCTGACGGTCTTACTTCGGCGGGTATAATGTGCAGGGCCCTCATGCGAAAAGGCATGACTTTCCAGACCACTATTACAAGCAGGCTGGCTCAGGATACCATTGATACAATAAAGAGCAGTGTATCTGCGGAAGACCTGGTCATATTCTGTGATATGGGCAGTGGACAGATAGAACTTATCAGGCAGATTGAGAATGATGTGATAGTTATCGATCATCATATGCCTGTGGGTGAATCCCCTGCAAAGGTAGCTGTAAATCCTCATTATACGGGCATTGATGGAGCTATATATCTATCTGCTTCAGGTACTACCTATCTGGTGGCAAAGGAAATGGATCCGGATAATGTTGATCTTGCAGGACTTGCAATTGCAGGTGCTGTCGGAGACAAACAGCTCTTTGGAAGTGCAAATCTGCATATTCTGGAGGAGGCCACACAGGCAGGCGTGGTTTCTGTCAAAAAGGGTCTCAAGGTAGGGGATGGTGATATAGCCGATGTGCTGGAATATACACCTGAACCTTATCTGGATATCACCGGTGACATAAAGAAGATACATGATTTCCTTGATATCCTTGGGGTGAAAGGGAGATTAAGTGAGCTGTCTCATGGAGATCTCAAGAAGCTTACATCTTCAATTGCACTTAAGCTTGCAAAGCATGCAAGCCCTGAAGCTGTGGACGCTGCCATAGGAGATGTTTATTATCTTGAAAAAGAGCTTGTAAAGAATGTATATGACTTTGTCGCCATGCTCAATACATGTGGTAAGCTGGAAAAGGCTGGTATGGCTCTGTCCATGTGTATGCAGGATGCGTCCGTTGTAGAGGAAATACGCCAGTTGACAATTGAATATCAAAGGTCTATAGTAGCTAATATAAAGCAGGCAGAAGGCATGCTGCAGCAAGGGAAGAATATCTGCTACATCATAGCAAAGGATATGGACAACACAGGGATGATCAGCAGTACCATGGTCAGATACATGCACCCTGAGAAACCCTGTATTGTAACCAATGAAGTAGAAGGGATCGTCAAAATTTCAGGCCGGGGTACACGGGCTTTGATAGATAAGGGTCTTGACCTTGCTTATGCCTTAAGGGAAGGTGCTTTGGCTGTGGGTGGTCAGGGGGGTGGCCATAATATAGCATCCGGCGCCTCTATTCCCCCTGGAAAGGTGCAGGAGTTCATTGATATCGTGGATGATATCGTAGGGCAGCAATCAGGTGAAGAGTCAGGCGATAAAAAATGA
- the glmS gene encoding glutamine--fructose-6-phosphate transaminase (isomerizing), which yields MCGIVGYVGAENAVEIIVDSLKKLEYRGYDSAGVTILNSDLETYKTVGKISELEKIIPVDFTGHIGIGHTRWATHGKPDTKNAHPHLSSNIAVVHNGIIENYMHLKEKLLTQGYEFLSETDTEVIAHLLHRTMKEDAKLSLLDAVRHIMTEMEGSYAVAVLCTDEPEHIVLARKDSPLVIGLGDHGYYAASDVTAFLRYTRNAVYVNDKELVLISPAGVKFYNNDGQQIEKQIDTIEWNEEAAEKAGYEHFMLKEIHEQPTSIQDTYAGKIFELEGKVILDELKMDEDQLRSLQRVTIIACGTSWNAGCVGKYLFERLAGIHTDIETASEFRYGEPVLCGQVFTLAITQSGETADTLAAIRSSRSYGCKAAAITNVVGSTITRETDSVLFTRAGPEIGVAATKTFTAQLIVLYLMAIHMGTVRGRLSPETAREILVGIKQLPGQVQKILNNKDAIKACAEHYANVQDYFFIGRHLNYPVSLEGALKLKEISYIHAEGYAAGELKHGPLALLSSETPVVAIATKGHTYDKVLSNIKEVKARSAEVIAVANQSDTEIDKYVDTVLRIPDCHELLAPVLSSVVLQLLAYYTAYARGCSIDKPRNLAKSVTVE from the coding sequence ATGTGTGGTATAGTAGGTTATGTGGGTGCGGAGAATGCTGTTGAAATTATTGTTGATTCTCTCAAGAAACTTGAATACAGAGGTTATGACTCCGCAGGGGTTACCATCCTAAATAGTGATCTGGAAACATACAAGACCGTGGGTAAGATCTCTGAGCTGGAAAAAATAATTCCCGTAGATTTTACAGGACACATTGGGATCGGTCATACCCGCTGGGCCACTCACGGGAAGCCCGACACCAAGAATGCTCATCCTCATCTTTCATCAAATATCGCAGTGGTGCATAACGGTATCATTGAGAACTATATGCACCTGAAGGAAAAACTGCTGACGCAAGGTTATGAGTTCTTATCCGAAACAGATACTGAGGTCATAGCGCATTTGCTGCACAGAACAATGAAGGAGGATGCTAAACTCAGTTTACTGGATGCTGTAAGGCATATTATGACGGAAATGGAGGGATCTTATGCTGTTGCAGTTCTATGTACCGATGAGCCGGAACACATCGTGCTTGCCCGTAAGGACAGTCCTTTGGTCATCGGTCTTGGAGATCACGGCTATTATGCAGCATCGGATGTAACTGCGTTTCTCAGGTACACAAGAAACGCTGTATATGTCAATGATAAGGAACTTGTGCTGATCAGTCCTGCAGGAGTGAAGTTCTATAATAACGATGGTCAGCAGATAGAAAAGCAAATTGACACTATTGAGTGGAATGAAGAAGCTGCTGAAAAAGCAGGTTATGAACATTTCATGCTCAAGGAAATACATGAGCAGCCCACATCCATCCAGGATACATATGCAGGCAAGATATTTGAACTTGAAGGAAAGGTCATACTGGATGAACTGAAGATGGATGAGGACCAACTCAGGAGTTTGCAAAGGGTGACGATAATTGCCTGTGGCACATCATGGAATGCGGGCTGTGTTGGCAAATATCTGTTCGAACGCCTCGCAGGTATACACACTGATATTGAAACGGCATCTGAATTCAGATATGGGGAACCGGTGCTTTGTGGACAGGTATTCACTCTTGCCATAACCCAATCCGGAGAAACAGCTGATACACTTGCAGCTATAAGGAGTTCCAGGTCCTACGGATGCAAGGCAGCTGCTATAACCAATGTAGTGGGAAGTACCATTACCAGAGAAACCGATAGTGTGCTCTTCACACGTGCAGGCCCTGAGATCGGGGTCGCTGCTACAAAAACCTTCACAGCTCAGCTTATAGTTCTCTATCTGATGGCAATCCATATGGGCACTGTGAGGGGTCGTTTGTCTCCTGAAACAGCGCGGGAGATATTAGTGGGTATCAAACAATTACCAGGTCAGGTACAAAAGATCCTCAATAATAAGGATGCGATAAAGGCATGTGCTGAACACTATGCAAATGTCCAGGACTATTTTTTCATCGGCAGGCATCTTAATTATCCAGTTTCACTGGAGGGTGCCCTGAAACTTAAGGAAATCTCTTATATACATGCCGAAGGATATGCGGCGGGTGAACTTAAACATGGGCCTCTGGCCCTTCTCAGTAGTGAAACACCCGTAGTGGCCATTGCAACAAAAGGACACACGTATGACAAAGTGCTTAGCAATATAAAAGAGGTTAAGGCAAGGAGTGCTGAAGTTATAGCTGTGGCAAATCAGAGTGATACTGAGATCGATAAATATGTTGACACAGTACTAAGGATCCCAGATTGTCATGAACTATTAGCTCCGGTGCTTTCATCTGTAGTATTGCAGTTGCTGGCATATTATACAGCCTATGCGAGGGGTTGCTCCATTGATAAGCCTAGGAACCTTGCGAAAAGCGTTACAGTAGAATGA